One stretch of Jiangella gansuensis DSM 44835 DNA includes these proteins:
- the hisN gene encoding histidinol-phosphatase, with amino-acid sequence MAHDDDLRFAHVLADDADSQTTSRFRAADLRVETKADQSPVTDADKATEEAIRRTLSRARPRDAVVGEEFGAEGYGARRWVVDPIDGTKNYLRGVPVWATLIALMVEDEVVAGVVSAPALGRRWWAARGTGAWTGRSLSSATRCRVSGIDTLDEASLSFSSLAGWEERGRLPAFLDLTRACWRTRGYGDFWSYMLLADGAVDIAAEPELSLHDMAAPSIVVEEAGGRFTDLAGRPGPLGGDALATNGLLHDTVLDRLGADRDPDQS; translated from the coding sequence GTGGCCCACGACGACGACCTCCGCTTCGCCCACGTCCTGGCCGACGACGCCGACTCGCAGACGACGTCCCGGTTCCGGGCCGCGGACCTGCGCGTCGAGACCAAGGCCGACCAGTCCCCGGTCACCGACGCGGACAAGGCGACGGAGGAGGCGATCCGCCGCACCCTGTCGCGGGCCCGGCCGCGCGACGCCGTCGTCGGCGAGGAGTTCGGCGCGGAGGGTTACGGCGCCCGCCGCTGGGTCGTCGACCCGATCGACGGAACCAAGAACTACCTGCGCGGCGTCCCGGTGTGGGCGACGCTGATCGCGCTCATGGTCGAGGACGAGGTCGTGGCCGGCGTGGTGTCGGCACCGGCGCTGGGCCGGCGCTGGTGGGCCGCGCGCGGCACCGGCGCCTGGACCGGCCGGTCCTTGTCGTCGGCCACCCGCTGCCGGGTGTCCGGCATCGACACGCTCGACGAGGCGTCGCTGTCGTTCTCGTCCCTGGCCGGCTGGGAGGAACGCGGCCGGTTGCCGGCGTTCCTCGACCTGACCCGGGCGTGCTGGCGCACCCGCGGGTACGGCGACTTCTGGTCGTACATGCTGCTGGCCGACGGCGCGGTCGACATCGCCGCGGAGCCGGAGCTCTCGCTGCACGACATGGCCGCGCCGTCCATCGTCGTCGAGGAGGCCGGTGGCCGGTTCACCGATCTCGCCGGCCGGCCCGGGCCGCTGGGCGGCGACGCGCTGGCCACCAACGGCCTCCTGCACG